The following are encoded in a window of Streptomyces sp. 11x1 genomic DNA:
- a CDS encoding M4 family metallopeptidase, which translates to MTTNGGHEPVFCTVVPPHVLDKLSQAEDPVLAGAARKTLERDALERTHRRLTTVVGAPSVTAPLGAEAGTPHRTIHDARHGTDLPGRKVRGEGDTPGKDATVNRAYAGLGATYELFWKSFARDSIDGGGLPLDATVHYERDYNNAFWNGEQMVFGDGDGEIFLDFTIPIDVIGHELSHGVTQYTANLTYFGQPGALNESMSDVFGALIKQYTLGQTAAEADWLIGAGLLAPRVTGVALRSMKAPGTAYDDDVLGKDPQPATMDDFVRTGRDNGGVHINSGIPNHAFYLVATALGGHAWERAGQIWYDVLTGGQLDKQALFVDFATLTVRAAKDRYGQGDELTAVLKAWEQVGVRTL; encoded by the coding sequence ATGACCACCAACGGGGGCCACGAGCCCGTCTTCTGCACAGTCGTCCCACCCCACGTCCTCGACAAGCTCTCCCAGGCCGAGGACCCGGTGCTCGCCGGCGCCGCGCGCAAGACCCTGGAGCGCGACGCCCTCGAACGCACCCACCGCCGCCTGACCACGGTCGTCGGCGCCCCGTCCGTCACCGCGCCCCTCGGCGCCGAGGCGGGCACCCCGCACCGCACGATCCACGACGCCCGCCACGGCACGGACCTGCCCGGCAGGAAGGTGCGCGGCGAGGGCGACACACCCGGCAAGGACGCCACGGTCAACCGCGCGTACGCGGGCCTGGGGGCCACGTACGAACTGTTCTGGAAGTCCTTCGCCCGCGACTCCATCGACGGAGGCGGGCTGCCGCTGGACGCGACCGTGCACTACGAGCGCGACTACAACAACGCCTTCTGGAACGGCGAACAGATGGTGTTCGGCGACGGGGACGGGGAGATCTTCCTCGACTTCACCATCCCGATCGACGTCATCGGCCACGAACTCAGCCACGGCGTCACCCAGTACACGGCGAACCTCACGTACTTCGGCCAGCCGGGCGCGCTCAACGAGTCGATGTCGGACGTCTTCGGCGCCCTCATCAAGCAGTACACGCTCGGCCAGACCGCCGCCGAGGCGGACTGGCTGATCGGCGCCGGCCTGCTGGCGCCCCGCGTCACCGGGGTCGCGCTCCGCTCGATGAAGGCCCCGGGCACGGCGTACGACGACGACGTCCTCGGCAAGGACCCGCAGCCGGCGACCATGGACGACTTCGTCCGCACGGGCCGCGACAACGGCGGTGTGCACATCAACTCCGGTATCCCCAACCACGCGTTCTACCTCGTGGCCACCGCGCTCGGCGGCCACGCCTGGGAGCGGGCCGGACAGATCTGGTACGACGTCCTCACCGGCGGCCAACTGGACAAGCAGGCCCTCTTCGTCGACTTCGCCACGCTCACGGTCAGGGCGGCGAAGGACCGCTACGGACAGGGCGACGAACTGACGGCGGTGTTGAAGGCCTGGGAGCAGGTGGGTGTGCGGACCCTGTAG
- a CDS encoding GH1 family beta-glucosidase has translation MATNATNPIPQFPAGFLWGVSTSAHQIEGAAGEREPSVWDTFSAEPGRIKDGSTAAVACDHFHRYPEDVALLRDLGVGAYRFSISWPRVNTPNGLDFYDRLVDELVGAGVRPVPTLFHWDLPASLAETGGWLNRDTAERFAEYVAVVAARLGDRVGKWITLNEPAEHTLLGHALGTHAPGKQLMFDALPAAHHQLLGHGLAVRALRAAGATDIGIANSHGPTWAASQEQADVEAAGFYDLLLNRLFAEPVLLGEYPEGIGELMPGTDIDSDLKTISEPIDWYGVNYYAPTRVGAPEGEDIEFGGISIPAELPFTVKQIENVPTTDFGWPVVPEGLTELLTGFRDRYGDRLPPVVITENGCSYEGIDDQERIAYLDGHVRALHAASEAGVDLRGYFVWSLLDNFEWAEGYARRFGLVHVDFETQQRTPKASYAWYRDLLRAQSRA, from the coding sequence ATGGCGACGAACGCGACCAACCCGATACCCCAGTTCCCGGCAGGCTTCCTGTGGGGCGTCTCGACCTCCGCGCATCAGATCGAGGGGGCCGCGGGCGAGCGCGAGCCGTCCGTGTGGGACACCTTCTCGGCCGAGCCGGGCCGGATCAAGGACGGCTCGACGGCGGCGGTGGCCTGCGACCACTTCCACCGCTACCCGGAGGACGTGGCCCTCCTGCGCGACCTGGGTGTCGGCGCGTACCGCTTCTCGATCTCCTGGCCCCGGGTGAACACCCCGAACGGGCTGGACTTCTACGACCGGCTGGTGGACGAGCTGGTGGGCGCCGGCGTGCGCCCCGTGCCGACCCTCTTCCACTGGGACCTGCCGGCGTCGCTGGCGGAGACCGGCGGCTGGCTCAACCGGGACACGGCCGAGCGGTTCGCCGAGTACGTCGCCGTCGTGGCCGCCCGGCTCGGCGACCGCGTGGGCAAGTGGATCACCCTCAACGAGCCCGCCGAGCACACGCTGCTGGGCCACGCCCTCGGCACCCACGCGCCCGGCAAGCAGCTGATGTTCGACGCGCTCCCCGCCGCCCACCACCAACTGCTGGGCCACGGCCTGGCCGTACGGGCGCTGCGCGCGGCCGGCGCCACGGACATCGGCATAGCCAACTCGCACGGGCCGACCTGGGCCGCGTCGCAGGAGCAGGCGGACGTCGAGGCCGCCGGCTTCTACGACCTGCTCCTCAACCGCCTGTTCGCGGAGCCGGTCCTGCTGGGCGAATACCCCGAGGGGATAGGCGAGTTGATGCCGGGCACGGACATCGACTCCGACCTGAAGACGATCTCCGAGCCGATCGACTGGTACGGCGTCAACTACTACGCACCGACCCGGGTGGGCGCCCCCGAGGGCGAGGACATCGAGTTCGGCGGTATCTCCATCCCGGCCGAGCTGCCCTTCACCGTCAAGCAGATCGAGAACGTCCCGACCACCGACTTCGGCTGGCCGGTCGTCCCCGAGGGCCTCACCGAACTCCTCACCGGCTTCCGCGACCGCTACGGCGACCGGCTGCCGCCCGTCGTCATCACCGAGAACGGCTGCTCCTACGAGGGGATCGACGACCAGGAGCGCATCGCCTACCTGGACGGCCATGTGCGCGCGCTGCACGCGGCGTCCGAGGCGGGCGTCGACCTCCGCGGCTACTTCGTGTGGTCCCTGCTCGACAACTTCGAGTGGGCCGAGGGGTACGCGCGGCGGTTCGGCCTGGTCCACGTGGACTTCGAGACGCAGCAGCGGACCCCGAAGGCGTCGTACGCCTGGTACCGGGACCTGCTGCGGGCGCAGAGCAGAGCATGA
- the ybeY gene encoding rRNA maturation RNase YbeY, producing the protein MSIDVNNESGTEVDEQAILDIARYALTRMRIHPLSELSVIVVDADAMEQLHIQWMDLPGPTDVMSFPMDELRPPSKDDDEPPQGLLGDIVLCPEVAEKQGKEADTQHSMDEELQLLTVHGVLHLLGYDHEEPDEKAEMFGLQAAIVDGWRAEKGLTGPSPAPTVS; encoded by the coding sequence ATGTCGATCGACGTCAACAACGAGTCCGGAACCGAGGTCGACGAGCAGGCGATCCTCGACATCGCCCGCTACGCGCTGACGCGGATGCGCATCCACCCCCTCTCCGAGCTCTCGGTGATCGTGGTGGACGCCGACGCCATGGAGCAGCTGCACATCCAGTGGATGGACCTCCCCGGTCCGACGGATGTCATGTCCTTCCCGATGGACGAGCTGCGGCCGCCGTCGAAGGACGACGACGAGCCGCCGCAGGGTCTGCTCGGCGACATCGTGCTGTGCCCCGAGGTCGCCGAGAAGCAGGGCAAGGAAGCCGACACGCAGCACTCCATGGACGAGGAGCTCCAGCTCCTCACCGTCCACGGGGTGCTGCACCTGCTGGGCTACGACCACGAGGAGCCGGACGAGAAGGCCGAGATGTTCGGTCTCCAGGCCGCCATCGTGGACGGCTGGCGTGCGGAGAAGGGCCTCACCGGCCCCTCCCCGGCACCGACCGTGTCATGA
- a CDS encoding cytidine deaminase: MTDSSALDLDPEDRKIVTLARSARARNGVPEGAAVRDETGRTYVAGTVALESLRLSALRTAVAMAVASGAKSLEAAAVVTAAETVSDEDRTAVRDLGGPETPVLLAGPDGSVRATVTAG; this comes from the coding sequence ATGACCGACAGCAGCGCGCTCGACCTCGATCCCGAGGACCGGAAGATCGTCACCCTCGCCCGTTCCGCGCGGGCCCGCAACGGCGTGCCCGAGGGGGCGGCCGTACGGGACGAGACGGGCCGTACGTATGTCGCCGGGACCGTGGCCCTGGAGTCGCTGCGGCTCAGCGCGCTGCGCACGGCCGTCGCCATGGCGGTGGCCTCCGGCGCGAAGTCCCTGGAGGCGGCGGCCGTGGTGACCGCCGCCGAGACCGTCTCCGACGAGGACCGGACCGCCGTGCGGGACCTCGGCGGACCGGAGACCCCGGTCCTGCTGGCCGGGCCGGACGGATCGGTGCGCGCGACGGTGACGGCGGGCTGA
- a CDS encoding MmcQ/YjbR family DNA-binding protein: MTPQELRAFCLSFDEAVEDCPFSPEISVYKVLGKMFALSWAERQPLKVNLKCDPDDAVRLRTEHPGLIAPGYHMNKRHWNTVTLDAGLPDRLVEELIEDSYDLVVAGLPRGDRLRFDRA; encoded by the coding sequence GTGACGCCACAGGAGTTGCGTGCCTTCTGCCTCTCGTTCGACGAGGCCGTCGAGGACTGCCCCTTCAGTCCCGAGATCTCCGTCTACAAGGTCCTCGGCAAGATGTTCGCCCTGAGCTGGGCGGAGCGGCAGCCCCTGAAGGTCAACCTCAAGTGCGACCCCGACGACGCGGTCCGGCTGCGCACCGAACACCCCGGTCTCATCGCCCCCGGCTATCACATGAACAAGCGCCACTGGAACACGGTGACCCTCGACGCCGGTCTTCCGGACCGGTTGGTCGAGGAGCTGATCGAGGACTCGTACGACCTGGTGGTGGCGGGACTGCCCCGCGGGGACCGGCTCCGGTTCGACCGGGCGTGA
- a CDS encoding MFS transporter has translation MTTTRPTEALAEPVERVGGGWTSALALANAAIWVGWYGPLQILLASQAEDFAPGASMSKESVLAWVTGAGAVVSLLATPLFGALSDRTTSRRGRRTPWIVAGSAGGAVSLLLLAGAGGLWAMVVGWCLVQLTLNASWAAVTAAVPDQVPRLQRGSVGGWLGAAQILGVVGGTGLATLGGGVGAGYAACAVFTLVGVLPYVLAHRDPPLPVGARPEWSWRGFLAGFWLSPRRHPDFAWAWLTRFLINLSNAVGLLYLLFYLRDRVGYPDPEEGVLILTVVNAATLLATVVVSGVWSDRVGRRKPFVYWSGLLMAAATGLIALWPTWPGALVASALLGLGFGVFTSVDFALMTDVLPKALDRGKDLGVINVANSLPQVAAPVLAAPIVTHLGGYRTLYLVAAVIGLAGAVLVGRIRGVE, from the coding sequence ATGACGACCACACGGCCGACGGAGGCCCTCGCCGAGCCCGTCGAGCGGGTCGGCGGGGGCTGGACCTCGGCCCTGGCGCTGGCCAACGCGGCGATCTGGGTGGGCTGGTACGGCCCGCTGCAGATTCTGCTGGCCTCCCAGGCGGAGGACTTCGCACCCGGCGCGAGCATGTCGAAGGAGTCGGTGCTGGCGTGGGTGACCGGTGCCGGGGCGGTCGTCTCGCTGCTGGCCACGCCGCTGTTCGGGGCGCTGTCGGACCGTACGACGTCCCGCCGGGGCCGCCGTACGCCGTGGATCGTGGCGGGGTCGGCCGGCGGGGCGGTGTCGCTGCTGCTGCTCGCGGGCGCGGGCGGGCTGTGGGCCATGGTGGTCGGCTGGTGTCTGGTGCAGCTCACACTGAACGCGTCCTGGGCGGCGGTCACCGCGGCGGTCCCGGATCAGGTGCCGCGGCTCCAACGGGGCTCCGTGGGCGGCTGGTTGGGGGCGGCGCAGATCCTGGGCGTGGTCGGCGGCACCGGGCTGGCGACACTGGGCGGGGGCGTCGGCGCGGGGTACGCGGCGTGTGCGGTGTTCACGCTGGTGGGCGTGTTGCCGTACGTGCTGGCGCACCGGGATCCCCCGCTGCCGGTGGGGGCCCGCCCGGAGTGGTCGTGGCGGGGGTTCCTGGCGGGCTTCTGGCTGAGCCCGCGGCGCCATCCGGACTTCGCGTGGGCCTGGCTGACGCGCTTCCTGATCAATCTGAGCAACGCCGTCGGCCTGCTCTACCTGCTGTTCTACCTGCGGGACCGGGTCGGGTACCCGGATCCGGAGGAGGGCGTGCTGATCCTCACGGTGGTGAACGCCGCGACGCTGCTGGCGACGGTGGTGGTCTCCGGGGTGTGGTCGGACCGGGTGGGGCGGCGCAAGCCGTTCGTGTACTGGTCGGGGCTGTTGATGGCGGCCGCGACCGGGCTCATCGCCCTCTGGCCGACCTGGCCCGGTGCGCTCGTCGCCTCGGCTCTGCTGGGCCTGGGCTTCGGGGTGTTCACCTCGGTCGACTTCGCCCTGATGACCGACGTCCTGCCGAAGGCCCTCGACCGGGGCAAGGACCTGGGTGTCATCAACGTGGCCAACTCGCTGCCCCAGGTGGCCGCTCCGGTGCTGGCGGCGCCGATCGTGACACACCTCGGCGGCTACCGGACGCTGTACCTGGTGGCGGCGGTGATCGGACTGGCGGGGGCGGTGCTCGTGGGGCGGATTCGCGGCGTGGAGTAG
- a CDS encoding P-II family nitrogen regulator, whose translation MRLITAIVKPYRLDAVKTALQEMGVHGLTVSEASGYGRQRGHTEVYRGAEYQVDLVPKVRIEVVVDDAVSDDVIDAIVKAAQTGKIGDGKVWALPVETVVRVRTGERGPDAL comes from the coding sequence ATGAGACTCATCACCGCGATCGTCAAGCCGTACCGCCTCGACGCGGTCAAGACCGCACTCCAGGAGATGGGCGTGCACGGTCTGACCGTCAGCGAGGCCAGCGGGTACGGCCGGCAGCGCGGCCACACCGAGGTGTACCGGGGCGCCGAGTACCAGGTGGACCTCGTCCCCAAGGTCCGGATCGAGGTCGTCGTCGATGACGCCGTGTCCGACGACGTCATCGACGCGATCGTGAAGGCGGCCCAGACCGGGAAGATCGGCGACGGCAAGGTGTGGGCGCTGCCGGTCGAGACGGTCGTACGGGTGCGGACGGGCGAGCGGGGTCCCGACGCGCTGTAG
- the era gene encoding GTPase Era, which produces MGAMSVRTQSSEQPAEAAHRAGFACFVGRPNAGKSTLTNALVGQKVAITANQPQTTRHTVRGIVHRPDAQLILVDTPGLHKPRTLLGERLNDVVRTTWAEVDVIGFCLPANEKLGPGDRFIAKELASIKKTPKIAIVTKTDLVDSKALAEQLIAIDQLGKELGFEWAEIVPVSAVADKQVDLLADLLVPLLPEGPALYPEGDLTDEPEQVMIAELIREAALEGVRDELPHSIAVVVEEMLPREDRPADKPLLDIHAFVYIERPSQKGIIIGPKGKRLKEVGIKSRKQIEALLGTPVFLDLHVKVAKDWQRDPRQLRKLGF; this is translated from the coding sequence ATGGGCGCCATGAGCGTCCGTACCCAGTCATCCGAGCAGCCGGCCGAGGCCGCCCACCGCGCCGGCTTCGCCTGCTTCGTGGGCCGCCCCAACGCGGGCAAGTCCACCCTCACGAACGCTCTGGTCGGCCAGAAGGTGGCGATCACGGCGAACCAGCCGCAGACCACGCGGCACACGGTCCGGGGCATCGTGCACCGGCCGGACGCGCAGCTGATCCTGGTCGACACCCCGGGGCTGCACAAGCCGCGCACCCTGCTGGGGGAGCGCCTCAACGACGTGGTCCGCACGACCTGGGCCGAGGTCGACGTGATCGGCTTCTGTCTGCCCGCGAACGAGAAGCTCGGTCCGGGCGACCGGTTCATCGCGAAGGAACTGGCGTCCATCAAGAAGACGCCGAAGATCGCGATCGTCACCAAGACCGACCTGGTGGACAGCAAGGCGCTCGCCGAGCAGCTCATCGCCATCGACCAGCTGGGCAAGGAGCTGGGCTTCGAGTGGGCCGAGATCGTGCCCGTCTCGGCGGTCGCCGACAAGCAGGTGGACCTCCTCGCCGACCTGCTCGTCCCCCTCCTCCCGGAGGGCCCCGCCCTGTACCCCGAGGGCGATCTCACCGACGAGCCCGAGCAGGTCATGATCGCCGAGCTGATCCGTGAGGCGGCCCTGGAGGGCGTCCGGGACGAGCTCCCGCACTCCATCGCCGTCGTCGTGGAGGAGATGCTCCCCCGCGAGGACCGCCCCGCCGACAAGCCCCTCCTCGACATCCACGCCTTCGTCTACATCGAGCGCCCCAGCCAGAAGGGCATCATCATCGGCCCCAAGGGCAAGCGCCTGAAGGAGGTCGGCATCAAGTCGAGGAAGCAGATCGAGGCGCTGCTGGGCACGCCGGTCTTCCTCGACCTCCATGTGAAGGTGGCCAAGGACTGGCAGCGCGATCCCCGACAGCTGCGGAAGCTGGGGTTCTGA
- a CDS encoding protealysin inhibitor emfourin: MRIEVRRTGGFAGIERHAVVDTAGRPDAPDWHALAERALTTGRGSPGLGVPDGFSYEITVDGRVVRCADPTLSEEQRELIRRVLKEGA; the protein is encoded by the coding sequence ATGCGGATTGAAGTGCGGCGCACGGGCGGTTTCGCGGGCATCGAGCGGCACGCGGTGGTGGACACCGCCGGGCGGCCCGATGCCCCCGACTGGCACGCCCTGGCCGAACGGGCCCTCACCACCGGCCGGGGTTCGCCGGGGCTCGGGGTGCCGGACGGTTTCTCGTACGAGATCACGGTGGACGGCAGGGTCGTGCGCTGCGCGGACCCCACGCTGTCGGAGGAGCAGCGGGAGCTGATCAGAAGGGTGCTCAAGGAGGGTGCGTGA
- a CDS encoding hemolysin family protein: MSATLIGGAVALVVVAWLAACAEAGLARVSSFRAEEAVRAGRRGSAGLAQVAADPTRYLNVALLVRVVCEMAAAALVTYACLKEFDATWEALVVAIGVMVLVSYVAVGVSPRTIGRQHPLNTATAAAYVLLPLARIMGPIPNLLILIGNALTPGKGFRRGPFASEAELRALVDLAEKESLIEAEERRMVHSVFELGDTLVREVMVPRTDLVAIERYKTIRQALTLALRSGFSRIPVTGENEDDIVGIVYLKDLARKTHINRDAESELVSTAMRPAVFVPDTKNAGDLLREMQQERNHVAVVIDEYGGTAGIVTIEDILEEIVGEITDEYDRELPPVEELGDDRYRVTARLDITDLGELYGLDAYDDEDVETVGGLLAKALGRVPIAGASSVVALPDERELRLTAEAAAGRRNKIVTVLVEPIGPAEVPEEEKKSE, from the coding sequence ATGAGCGCGACTCTCATCGGTGGCGCCGTCGCCCTGGTCGTCGTCGCCTGGCTCGCCGCCTGCGCGGAGGCGGGCCTCGCGCGCGTCTCCAGCTTCCGTGCCGAGGAGGCCGTACGGGCCGGGCGGCGCGGCAGCGCGGGGCTCGCCCAGGTCGCGGCCGACCCGACCCGCTATCTGAACGTCGCACTCCTGGTGCGCGTGGTCTGCGAGATGGCCGCCGCGGCGCTCGTCACCTACGCCTGCCTGAAGGAGTTCGACGCGACCTGGGAGGCCCTGGTCGTCGCGATCGGCGTGATGGTTCTCGTGTCGTACGTGGCCGTCGGTGTCTCCCCGCGCACCATCGGCCGTCAGCACCCCCTGAACACGGCCACGGCGGCGGCGTACGTCCTGCTGCCGCTGGCCCGGATCATGGGCCCGATCCCGAACCTCCTGATCCTCATCGGCAACGCGCTGACCCCTGGCAAGGGCTTCCGCCGGGGCCCGTTCGCCTCCGAGGCGGAGCTTCGGGCGCTGGTCGACCTCGCGGAGAAGGAGTCCCTGATCGAGGCCGAGGAGCGCCGGATGGTGCACTCGGTCTTCGAGCTGGGCGACACCCTCGTCCGCGAGGTGATGGTCCCGCGTACCGACCTGGTCGCCATCGAGCGGTACAAGACCATCCGGCAGGCTCTCACCCTCGCCCTGCGCTCCGGTTTCTCACGCATACCGGTCACGGGGGAGAACGAGGACGACATCGTCGGGATCGTGTACCTGAAGGACCTGGCCCGCAAGACGCACATCAACCGGGATGCCGAGAGCGAACTGGTGTCCACGGCCATGCGCCCGGCCGTCTTCGTCCCCGATACCAAGAACGCCGGTGACCTGCTGCGCGAGATGCAGCAGGAGCGCAACCACGTCGCCGTCGTCATCGACGAGTACGGCGGCACCGCCGGGATCGTCACCATCGAGGACATCCTGGAGGAGATCGTCGGCGAGATCACCGACGAGTACGACCGGGAGCTGCCGCCGGTGGAGGAGCTGGGCGACGACCGCTACCGCGTCACCGCCCGCCTCGACATCACCGACCTCGGCGAGCTCTACGGGCTCGATGCCTACGACGACGAGGACGTGGAGACCGTGGGCGGCCTCCTCGCCAAGGCGCTGGGACGCGTCCCCATCGCCGGCGCGTCCTCCGTCGTCGCCCTGCCCGATGAGCGTGAACTGCGGCTCACGGCGGAGGCCGCAGCCGGCCGCCGGAACAAGATCGTCACGGTGCTGGTGGAGCCGATCGGCCCCGCCGAGGTGCCGGAGGAGGAAAAGAAGTCCGAGTGA
- a CDS encoding protein-arginine deiminase domain-containing protein — translation MLAVSGTLLATPSLAVPSAFAAGAPPTDLRVDTNRDGKVDVTGTTDTSGENGWTVARGALMLPNIDDDSRRCPATGPQGKPLTDAKLAACNDASDTKVNGTADAADLARVRSVPMRSVPAGAQGSVKVTAGAAQTRVFVKRGKKWEPVTTKTRLSRAELKAGVEFGVEAKDVIRDTAKWDGLARIRLTVKSSAGTSADSVTLRVAPLLTHHHLQNAQQLLVTKISGGNYGKLNAAFRKGLDEAAKDAGITRPTVNFTKYGDIWAQDFVEPAYVSMTGADGKRQSMRVMLRSAQLDRESGRELFEKLRGPNIGAVQVTGAKDSEEWTLNSMGNLETIPPYAHGERSFPAGRIIMGQRPDVGSKPAKVMRTFLKSQGMQNPLFLDTSWLHVGHVDEFVQFLPADTPRGWKIAVADPEAGLKLLRDAKAAGHGSTRMFSLKLGPTETIAKALASKNLVSDNNLATRKIEANLAVLQRETGVTDAEVVRVPALYTQGTEMVGETQSGDGKTRLPRLTRLGAGAELPDVARDYGQQRRLDETTADQGAKGREGFGAASPAAPAPSVMTSAYVPGAVNGIVLSRTNYLAPRQWGPVIGGKDIFTEAVTAAYTSAGMKVSYLDDWETYHLGMGEIHCGTNTLRNTSAAWWTR, via the coding sequence GTGCTGGCGGTGTCCGGCACGCTCCTCGCGACGCCCTCGCTGGCGGTGCCCTCGGCGTTCGCCGCCGGGGCGCCCCCGACCGATCTGCGCGTGGACACCAACCGCGACGGCAAGGTTGACGTCACCGGCACCACCGACACCTCCGGCGAGAACGGCTGGACCGTCGCCCGCGGCGCCCTGATGCTGCCCAACATCGACGACGACTCCCGCCGTTGCCCGGCCACCGGCCCCCAGGGCAAGCCCCTGACGGACGCCAAGCTGGCCGCCTGCAATGACGCCTCCGACACCAAGGTGAACGGCACCGCCGACGCCGCCGACCTGGCCCGCGTCCGGTCCGTGCCGATGCGGAGCGTGCCGGCCGGGGCGCAGGGCAGCGTGAAGGTGACGGCGGGAGCCGCGCAGACCCGGGTGTTCGTCAAGCGGGGCAAGAAGTGGGAGCCGGTCACCACCAAGACCCGGCTGTCGCGCGCCGAGCTGAAGGCCGGTGTGGAGTTCGGCGTCGAGGCCAAGGACGTCATCCGCGACACCGCCAAGTGGGACGGCCTCGCCCGGATCCGGCTGACGGTGAAGTCCTCGGCCGGCACCTCCGCCGACTCGGTCACCCTGCGCGTGGCCCCGCTGCTGACCCACCACCATCTGCAGAACGCCCAGCAGTTGCTGGTCACCAAGATCTCCGGCGGCAACTACGGCAAGCTCAACGCCGCCTTCCGCAAGGGCCTCGACGAGGCGGCCAAGGACGCCGGCATCACCCGGCCGACGGTGAACTTCACCAAGTACGGGGACATCTGGGCGCAGGACTTCGTCGAGCCCGCGTACGTCAGCATGACCGGCGCGGACGGCAAGCGGCAGTCGATGCGCGTGATGCTGCGCTCCGCCCAGCTGGACCGCGAGTCCGGCCGGGAGCTGTTCGAGAAGCTGCGCGGCCCGAACATCGGTGCCGTGCAGGTGACGGGCGCCAAGGACTCGGAGGAGTGGACGCTCAACTCCATGGGCAACCTGGAGACCATTCCGCCGTACGCCCACGGCGAGCGCTCCTTCCCGGCGGGCCGGATCATCATGGGGCAGCGCCCGGATGTCGGCTCCAAGCCGGCGAAGGTGATGCGGACGTTCCTGAAGTCCCAGGGCATGCAGAACCCGCTGTTCCTCGACACGTCGTGGCTGCACGTGGGCCATGTCGACGAGTTCGTGCAGTTCCTGCCCGCCGACACCCCGCGCGGCTGGAAGATCGCGGTCGCCGACCCCGAGGCGGGGCTGAAGCTGCTGCGCGACGCGAAGGCCGCCGGTCACGGCTCGACGAGGATGTTCTCCCTGAAGCTCGGCCCCACGGAGACCATCGCCAAGGCCCTCGCCTCGAAGAACCTGGTCTCCGACAACAACCTCGCCACGCGCAAGATCGAGGCCAACCTCGCGGTGCTCCAGCGCGAGACGGGCGTCACGGACGCCGAGGTCGTCCGTGTCCCGGCCCTCTACACCCAGGGCACGGAGATGGTGGGCGAGACGCAGTCGGGCGACGGCAAGACCCGCCTCCCCCGGCTGACCCGTCTCGGCGCCGGCGCCGAACTCCCGGACGTGGCACGGGACTACGGCCAGCAGCGTCGTCTCGACGAGACGACGGCGGACCAGGGTGCGAAGGGCCGGGAGGGCTTCGGGGCCGCCTCCCCCGCGGCGCCCGCGCCGTCGGTGATGACCAGCGCGTACGTGCCCGGCGCGGTCAACGGCATCGTCCTCAGCCGCACGAACTACCTGGCGCCGCGCCAGTGGGGCCCGGTCATCGGCGGCAAGGACATCTTCACCGAGGCGGTGACGGCCGCGTACACGAGCGCCGGCATGAAGGTGTCGTACCTGGACGACTGGGAGACGTACCACCTCGGCATGGGCGAGATCCACTGCGGCACGAACACCCTGCGGAACACCTCCGCCGCCTGGTGGACGCGCTGA